The proteins below come from a single Arthrobacter sp. B1I2 genomic window:
- a CDS encoding Wadjet anti-phage system protein JetD domain-containing protein, with protein MTPAGAAAQALKKYNRHVGSWSVGDGASLPLSIPLHPPTEAQALASLPAAVAWAKSWEGTADVLWTERRWASLGQQRIPDRVQLDTPAAVAAFAGKTTHWQRASSRAQTLLDSVPLPHRDGFATAVGRSAVELAALAPADFTRLGGVLEWIRDHPASGLYIRQLPIRGVDTKWVQKYRPLVTRLHEAATGGSGLGLADKPDLVRVRFLDPALAPGGLRDLAAPVRELAAMALSPDVVYVFENLESVLAMPPLPGAVVVHGSGYAVDRLARIPWIRDVGVVYWGDLDSHGFGILNRLRAQDIPVVTVLMDVATLEKFNDLWGHEPKPAVGTMQHLLQNEIDVVEQLAIRGNVRLEQERIDWSTAMDAFISTKF; from the coding sequence GTGACTCCTGCCGGGGCGGCCGCGCAGGCGCTCAAGAAATACAACCGCCACGTTGGCTCGTGGTCCGTGGGCGATGGCGCGTCTCTTCCCTTGAGCATCCCCTTGCATCCGCCCACTGAAGCACAAGCATTAGCCTCCCTGCCGGCCGCCGTCGCCTGGGCCAAGTCATGGGAAGGGACAGCAGACGTGTTGTGGACTGAACGCCGCTGGGCCAGCCTGGGCCAGCAGAGGATTCCCGACCGTGTGCAACTCGATACCCCCGCGGCTGTCGCGGCATTTGCCGGCAAAACCACCCACTGGCAACGGGCATCCTCCAGGGCCCAAACGCTGCTCGACTCGGTGCCTCTTCCTCACCGGGATGGGTTCGCGACCGCGGTGGGCCGCAGCGCCGTCGAACTTGCCGCTTTGGCGCCGGCAGACTTCACCCGGCTTGGCGGGGTGCTGGAATGGATCAGGGATCACCCGGCATCGGGACTGTACATCCGCCAATTGCCCATCCGCGGGGTCGACACCAAATGGGTCCAGAAGTACAGACCCCTCGTCACGCGGCTGCATGAAGCGGCCACCGGTGGAAGTGGGTTGGGTCTGGCGGACAAGCCGGATCTGGTCCGCGTGCGTTTCCTCGACCCCGCTCTGGCCCCGGGTGGTCTGAGGGATCTGGCGGCACCGGTCAGGGAGTTGGCCGCCATGGCCCTGAGCCCTGATGTTGTCTACGTGTTTGAGAATCTGGAGTCCGTGTTGGCCATGCCACCTCTGCCGGGCGCTGTGGTGGTCCATGGTTCCGGCTACGCCGTGGACCGGTTGGCCCGCATTCCTTGGATCCGCGATGTTGGCGTGGTCTACTGGGGCGACCTGGACAGCCATGGCTTTGGCATTTTGAACCGCTTGCGGGCCCAAGACATTCCCGTTGTCACGGTGCTGATGGATGTGGCCACGTTGGAGAAGTTCAACGACCTGTGGGGACACGAGCCAAAACCGGCCGTTGGGACCATGCAGCACCTTCTGCAGAACGAGATTGACGTGGTGGAGCAGTTGGCAATACGCGGCAACGTGCGTCTGGAACAGGAACGAATCGACTGGAGTACTGCCATGGATGCGTTCATTTCGACAAAGTTCTGA
- a CDS encoding SbcC/MukB-like Walker B domain-containing protein, with the protein MKQRRNIVHEVIDDVALTVATGLSAEEKQATSQAAAARTAFASLAGEFRRRWSAKAGDLTDQVEDGGGYLALLEQLVADRLPDFETRFFELMERQSQQNVATLANEIRRAPLEVRDRVAPINGSLKRSAFDAGRFLKIVVKENRGELGRKFLSDLQDISTGSWVAQNRDDAEAKFEVMRRIMEKLASSEPADTSWRNQCLDTRLHVRFTATEVDSAGRQLNVYDSSAGLSGGQRQKLVTFCLAAALRYQLAGDGEDVPRYGTVIMDEAFDKADSNFTRIAMDVFTEFGFHMVLATPLKLLQTLEDYIGGMAVVTCREFQDSRIGALSMDDDGSQDSTPPAAAVPGRERSAGAGVLATGDAEDPAETGALF; encoded by the coding sequence ATGAAGCAGCGCCGCAACATAGTCCACGAGGTGATCGACGACGTCGCACTGACGGTGGCCACTGGGTTGAGCGCGGAGGAAAAACAGGCCACGTCCCAGGCCGCGGCCGCCCGGACAGCCTTCGCCTCGCTGGCGGGAGAGTTCCGTCGTCGTTGGTCCGCCAAAGCCGGGGACTTGACCGACCAGGTGGAGGATGGTGGCGGATACCTTGCCCTGTTGGAGCAGCTCGTCGCGGACCGCCTGCCGGACTTTGAGACCCGGTTCTTCGAACTCATGGAACGCCAGTCGCAGCAAAATGTGGCCACATTGGCCAATGAGATCCGCCGCGCGCCCTTGGAGGTGCGGGACAGGGTGGCCCCCATCAACGGCTCCCTCAAACGGTCTGCCTTCGACGCCGGGCGGTTCCTGAAGATCGTCGTCAAGGAGAACCGGGGCGAGCTGGGCCGGAAGTTTCTCAGCGACCTGCAGGACATCAGTACGGGCTCCTGGGTGGCCCAGAACCGCGACGATGCCGAAGCCAAATTCGAGGTCATGCGCCGCATCATGGAGAAACTCGCCTCCAGCGAACCTGCCGACACCTCCTGGCGGAACCAATGCCTGGACACGCGGCTGCACGTGCGCTTCACCGCCACGGAGGTGGACTCCGCCGGCAGGCAGCTTAATGTGTACGATTCCAGCGCTGGCCTCTCCGGCGGTCAGCGACAAAAGCTTGTCACGTTTTGCCTGGCCGCGGCCCTGCGCTACCAGCTGGCCGGCGATGGCGAGGACGTGCCGCGCTACGGAACCGTCATCATGGACGAGGCGTTCGACAAGGCGGACAGCAACTTCACTCGCATCGCCATGGACGTCTTCACCGAATTCGGGTTCCACATGGTGCTCGCCACCCCGCTGAAACTCCTGCAAACGCTGGAAGACTACATCGGGGGCATGGCCGTGGTCACCTGCCGGGAGTTCCAGGACTCCCGCATCGGGGCCCTGTCCATGGACGACGACGGCAGCCAGGACTCTACGCCACCGGCTGCCGCGGTGCCGGGCCGCGAGCGGTCAGCCGGTGCAGGAGTGTTGGCAACCGGGGACGCTGAAGATCCGGCAGAGACGGGTGCACTGTTTTGA